The following DNA comes from Alkalibaculum bacchi.
ACAAATAAACAAAAACTTGGCAATCACTTTCACAAATATATCTTTATGGGAGGTATACTTTTTTTTAAAAAATTCTCAAATCCAAATCTTGGTATCTATTAATGAAATAGAAAGTGCGATATAATATTTTATATAACGAAGCTTTATCCAGCAAGTTTTCACCCTTTGCTGGATATTATGTATATTAACGGTATTATTATTGAAAGGAGGGATAGAAGTATGGTTGTTAGTATTTTCATTGCTTTTATAGCATTTCTTACGTGGCTTCTTACAATTTTTGCATCTAAAAACCCTGAAACTGTAGAGTCTATGTACTCTTCAACAATTTATCCATACATAGCAAAATTCCTTAGCGCCTTTAATGGATTCGTTCCCATATCCCTTGCTGAAATTTTACTCTTTGTCTTATTGTTGTTTTTAGTGTTACTACTATTAAAACCTAAATTGTTCTTTAATAAAAAAACTCAATTTTTTCATTTTTTAGTAAGAACAATAAGTTTATTATATATTGGTTTTTATCTATTATGGGGTTTTAATTATTACAGGCTTGATTACATAGAAATCGCGAATATGAACACTGAACCTGCTACTATGCAAGAATTAGAAGAACTTACTGTTCAAACTATAAGGAAAATAAACCTCGTTCGTCAAGGTTTACAAGAAGACTCTAATGGGGTATTTGTTTTAAAAGATTCTTTTGGTGAATTAAGCAAAAAAGCACAAAAGGCATTTTACAAAGAAGACAACGATCTATTATTTCCTATTAACGGACATGCAAAACCGATTTTTTTATCTCAGTGGATGAGCTTTACGGGAATTATGGGAATTTACATTCCTTATACTTTTGAACCAAATATAAATACGGATATTCCTCCCCAGAATCTTCCATCAACTATTATTCACGAAATGGCACATCAACGGGGTTTTGCTAAGGAAGAAGAGGCAAACTTTATCGCTTATAAAGTATCCACCAATCATTCAGATCCAATTTTTCAATATTCAGGTTACTATCTAGCAATGCAGTATTTAATGGAGGAAATGCACAAATTAGATGAGAGCAGTTATAAAATAATTTACTCGACTATTAGCGATGCTGTAAAACGAGATATGGAATACAGCAGAAATTACTGGAAAGCAAAAGAAGGAAAAGCCGAGGAATTAGCCCATAAACTAAACGACAATTACCTAAAAGCCAACAATCAGACACAAGGCATCCTAAGTTATAATGGCGTTGTAAAACTTTTATTATCTGATTTTAAAGACACTTCTTCTAACAGTAATTGAACAATGGCTTTGCTAAGTTCTAAGTAAAGTCAGCAGGTCGCTCCGCGACCGCTGATTTTACCTGACCACCTGACCACCTGACCACCTGACCACCTGATCGCCTTACCACCTTCCATAACGAATCTTATCATATGGCAATTCGTCTTCATCGTAAGGTTGCTTTTCCTCCCCAGGATATCCCATTCCAATGATGCATTCTACAGAGTATTGTGCTGGTATACCTAAAACACTTTTTACAAAGTCACTTGAACTATTTCCATCTTTCGTTTCTCTATTTCTCACTTGGCACCAACAAGCCCCCAATCCTTGTCCATGGGCTTCTAGAAGTAATATGGTAGCGATAATAGATGCGTCTTCAATCCATACATCTGTAACTGTAGGGTCTCCTACAATAACGATGCAGGCAGAAGCGTCGGCTAAAAAGCTTGAACCTACTTCTCTACACTGAGATAATTGATTGAACTGTTCCTTTTCTGTGACTGCTATAAGATTCCAAGGTCTCTTCCCCCTTGACGAAGGAGCTGTTAAAGCACCTTGCAAAATAGCTTTAAGCTTGTCTTTTTCTACTTCTCTGTCTTCAAACTTCCGAATACTTCTTCTTGTTTTGATTATATCTAACATACTTGTCACTCCTTTCCTCTAAAAAACTATTTTCTTATAGTATACACCTTTTCCTAAAGAAACCAATACTTCAACAAGCAACAATATCATACAAATTTCTACAGTATATGATAAAATAAAAATTATCCCACAAATATTTATATTCTATAACATGCTTTTTATTTCAAAAGGAGTAGATCACATATGGTTGACGCAAATATCATTAAATTTCCAGAAATAAAACTTGCAACAGAAGATTTTGAAGTTGAGTTTGATATGGAACTTGAAGCCGTAGGCTATCAGAAAGAAGAAATTAGAAACGGGCTAAATTATATTGATGCACAGTTAATATCCATTCATAGAAGAGTAGATGAATTAAACAAGGAGATAGATGGTTTAACGAATCATTCAGACGGTATTGATTACATAATTGCAGTTAGTAGTGGTATCCTTGCAGGAATTATAGATTCATTTTGGGTTGGCAAATTTGATTTTGAAAATGGTAAGGATTGGGGTAATGATAAGGTCAATAACTTTGTTGTTAAAATGGCACAAACGCAAGGATACGAGGGTGATAACCTTGAAGGAGCAATTAGATACTTAGAAAGTGGAAAAAAACATGGAAATTCTGGAATAAGGAGCGGATTTGGAGCACCAAGTGACAGCACTACAAATGAACTTGGTGGACCTCTTCAACACCATTTGCGTGATTTTGCACATCACCCAACCCCTATGGGTCTCATGTTTTCTTTACTCACCCAATTTACTGAAAAAGCATACGGAACGGATACGAATGGACATTTTATAGTAGTTAATATAAAAGATAAGGCATATATTGGTAAAGATATTCCACAAAAGCTTTTATTCGGCTCTGTATTCTGGTTTCTTCATCTCGTCAGTGATATGGCAGGATCAAATAAATACCATGGTGCTGGAACTGGTTTGCCTGGACCTTTGCTTTCACTTGCAAAAGAATTATCCGTACTTCCTTTCTTTAAAAACATTCATATTGGCGAGAATACATTTTCGGAGTGGCTTTCTAAGCTATTTAATGGAACTTTACTTGGTGAGCACAATTCAGAGGGGAAAGTTATTGACAAGGTTCGATTTGATTTGCGAGCAGAATTAGGAGTAGCACATGAACTTGGACGTCAGGCAATACCGGTTATAATCAATGAATGTATTGTACGAGGCTTCTACTTCATTCGTCGACTTGGAATGGAGATAAAAGAAAAAGGTATAAGAGAGCTAGGTGAGCTAGGCAGAGTAGACTGGGACAAAGTCAAGCCTACTAAGAATCGCACCATTGTACGGATGCTAACAATTGCAACAGGTACATTTACAATGATTGACTTAGGTGATGCTGCAATACGAGGAGGCATAGAATCAATGAAGTCAGCTGGAAATCCATCAATGTTTGCTAAAGAATTCGTTTTGCGTGTAAACTTTGTTGGAGTAGGAAGATTTGCCATTGCAGTGGGAACAGATGTATCAATGGGTATTAAAAACGATAAGCTTCGAAATGAGAGAATGGCCCTTCATAGCAAGCAATTGCACTTCATGAATGCAAAAATATATTATATGCAAGCAGATTCTTGGGTAGCTGCCCAAACAACGGAAAGAACTTTAAATGAGACAGCCGAAGTAATGAAAAGAGCAACTATATTTACAATGGAAACATGGAAAGCCAATAGAGAATCAATGAATAATATCGGTACATATCGCCAAGGTATTGAAAAACATAATCCTGGATTAATCAAAGATATTCATTCTGTTTTAAAATGGGGGTTATAAGCTATGAATCAAAATGGTGATATTTTGCAAACTGATACAGTAATAGAACCTAGGGTGCCAATCCTAAGTGAAGGCGATTTACCTGAAATAATTCAAGGACAATTTATTAAAATTAAAGAGCTCGATAATAGTGTTACTAAATCCATAGAAGCAGCAAATAGAGCATTAGATTCTGCAGAGAGAGCCAAAAATAAATCTGTCGGTTTTGGAAAAAAAAAGGCTGCAATAGAAGAATTGCAATCAGCAGGAGTAGATTTAGCCGAGGCAGTTCAATTAGGTACAAAAGCTCATAAAATATCTTTTGAATTTCAAACTAAACTAGCAAAAATCTCTCAATACTTATTTGCATTAGGCTGTACTAATCTTGCAAACAATCGTACAGTAATTCAACAACTAGAGATGAAACTTCAAGGAGCTTCCGAAGAAGAATTATCTGAACTGGCAACGCAAGAAGTAATCACTGTAGTAAAACAATTAAAGAAACAAGAAGATCTTTTAAAAAAACTAGAAGATCTCACTAATTTGATAAAAAATCACCATGAGCGTTTGGAAATCCAGTCTAAAAAGAACCAAAAAATTGATTGTCAACTACAAGCACAGGAACAAATTGATAAACTTCATGATCAGAAATTGAAGCTTCATGACGAAAATGACAAAAGACTGAATCATCAATTGAAGACTCAAGCTGAAAATCAAAAAAAACTTGAAGAATCCTTACAAATTCAGGTAGAGATTAGTAAAGGACTCCAAGCAAAATTGTTGGTTCACGAACAAATCTATACATCTCATGAACAACAACTGAAAACCCTGGATGAAAATCATAAACGGCTTGAAGAATCTTTGCAAGCTCAGGCTGACATTGATTTACTTCATAGTAAACAATTAGAATCTCAATCTACATTAGGACAATCCCACGATGAACAATTAGCTTCTCTAAAGGAAATAAATAAGACCCTGAAAAATGAAATTGACAGTTTGAAAATCTTATTAGGATCTAAAGCGAACAACAAGTTTGCGTTGTTCACTTTATTCATTGCAATTAGTGCATTAGCGCTGTCTCTAATGCGATTTTTTTAGAATTTATAGACTCTCTATAAATTCACAAATATCTTCCTTTTATACAAGCTACCAAAAGAACCTCTCTTTGTATATGAGAGGCTCTTTTCTAGATAATATTCATACTACTACTCATCCTTTTTCCTGGATAATGCCAATCCGCCAAAACCACTGATAATAGCCATATAAAAACCCAAATTATAAGTAAAGCCATTATTGTAGATTTCATAGATGCTTATATTGTCGTTAAATAAGGAATAAATAAGTGAGAATGGTGCAATCCAACCATGCCAGATCCCTGAGAAGAATCCTGCCGTATCTGTAGGGCTATTACTTCCATCTCCTGGTATGCAACCAGCCAAAGACAAGCAGAAAAGCAAAATAACTGCTAGTAAAAGTGATTTTTTCATTACTTTCTTCTTCATACTTTCCCCCTATTTTATAGATTGGAATAATTGCTTCAATATATATCTCTATTAAATCAAGCTTATCACATCAAAATTGTCATTGCAAATAAATGCGCCGAAGCTACGATTAAAATACAAGCATCAGAATTTCTCTTATAATACTAGTAGGTCATTCTATGATTTTAATAAATAGTTCTGCAAGCTTAGGATCATATTTTTGCCCTGCAAATTCCTTAATATGAGATAAAACTTCTTTTTTCTCTATTGGATTGTTCTCATCATTCTCATTTGTATATCTGTCATAGCACTCAGCTAAGGATATGATTCTAGAATACAATGGAATTTCTTCTCCTTTTAGTCCTTGTGGGTAGCCGCTACCATCCCACAGCTCATGATGATGCAAAACGGCTTCTGCTAATTTATTATTGGCATGAACTAAGTTTAAAATTCTATACCCTAGTAAAGGATGTTTTTTCATTTCTTTTATTTCTTGATGGCAAAGTTTATACTCTTTATCAAAATACTTTTGATCCAATGCAACCTTTCCAATATCATGGATATAACCAGCTGTTTTTAAATTTTGTATCTCATCTTCCGGCAAAAACAATACTCTGCCTAATTTCTTACACAATTGACTTACACGGAGGTAATGATTATATTCTGTTTCACTAATCTTGTGTAATTCATTTATTATGAAACTGACGAGTTGCTCTTGTACTTCCTTTTTCCTTATAGATTTCTCAAAGTACATTTTTTCTTCAGCTTTATCTATTACCTCTTTAAAAGATTGATTCTTATCTACTTTAGTATATGCACCTAAAGACATGTCACATTTTATAAATCTTACTTTTTTCATAGGCAGTTCGTTTTTTATTCTACTGATTATTTTTTTTGCTTCACAATAATTCGTTCGTGGAAGTAAGATCATAAATTCATCTCCACCGATTCTCGCTATAATGTCATCAGCCCTACATACCTCTTTTAATACCTCAGCAATTTTTTTTAGCAGTAGGTCCCCGTAGCTATGTCCAAAGATATCATTCGTAAATTTCAGACCATTGACATCACCCATTATAATAGAAATCGGTAGATTTCTCTCCCTATCAAGGCGTTTTACCTCTTCATCAAAAAATCTCCTATTATACAAATCTGTAAGAGAATCATGAAAGCTTAAATATTCGATATTTTCTAGTGTTTTTCTTCTTTCTACTGCATGCCACACTCCACTCATCAAGGCTGTTAAGTGATAAATATCCTCGTCATTGTAATCTCTACTTTTGTTGCCAACGCCTACTATAGCCACGATTTCGTCATCAATAATAACAGGAATTGTCATTAATTTATTTAAAGACCCATATCCCTTTGGACATCCTGAACATCCTTTTTTTTGTACACATTCTTTGTGAACATCATTTATTACAATTGGTTTTTTCTGCCTTACTACCTCCTCACATACGCCTGTTTTGTCGAGTTCATACTTCATCGATTCTTCCATTAGAATACAATCTTTTATAATGCTACTTGTCCATGAATTAAGGCAAAATTCTCTTCTTTCTTCATCATATAAATAGATATACCCATATTGGCTTTGTGTTAACTTTAGAGCTTGATGTAGGAGATAATCTAACTGCTCTTGTTTGCTTATAAATTTTCTTGTCAAGACATTTGTTAATATTTGTAATCTTAAAACTTCTTTTTCATATCTTTTTTTATTTTCTATTAAAATATTATTACGTCTTTTATAAATCAAAACATGAATGAGTAAAACAAAAATGATGAAAATTAGTATAATAATGCGTACTCCGTTCATTATTACTCCTTTGATATTATTAGTCTTGTATTCCTAACATTCTAAGTGCCTCTTTTTCATAGAGAGGTTTGCTGAAAAGGTACCCCTGAACAAAATCACAATTATTATCAATCAAATATTGTTTTTGCTTTTCATGCTCCACTCCCTCAGCAATAACAGTACAGCCGAGTTTGTGT
Coding sequences within:
- a CDS encoding diguanylate cyclase; this translates as MNGVRIIILIFIIFVLLIHVLIYKRRNNILIENKKRYEKEVLRLQILTNVLTRKFISKQEQLDYLLHQALKLTQSQYGYIYLYDEERREFCLNSWTSSIIKDCILMEESMKYELDKTGVCEEVVRQKKPIVINDVHKECVQKKGCSGCPKGYGSLNKLMTIPVIIDDEIVAIVGVGNKSRDYNDEDIYHLTALMSGVWHAVERRKTLENIEYLSFHDSLTDLYNRRFFDEEVKRLDRERNLPISIIMGDVNGLKFTNDIFGHSYGDLLLKKIAEVLKEVCRADDIIARIGGDEFMILLPRTNYCEAKKIISRIKNELPMKKVRFIKCDMSLGAYTKVDKNQSFKEVIDKAEEKMYFEKSIRKKEVQEQLVSFIINELHKISETEYNHYLRVSQLCKKLGRVLFLPEDEIQNLKTAGYIHDIGKVALDQKYFDKEYKLCHQEIKEMKKHPLLGYRILNLVHANNKLAEAVLHHHELWDGSGYPQGLKGEEIPLYSRIISLAECYDRYTNENDENNPIEKKEVLSHIKEFAGQKYDPKLAELFIKIIE
- a CDS encoding DUF3810 domain-containing protein, with the protein product MVVSIFIAFIAFLTWLLTIFASKNPETVESMYSSTIYPYIAKFLSAFNGFVPISLAEILLFVLLLFLVLLLLKPKLFFNKKTQFFHFLVRTISLLYIGFYLLWGFNYYRLDYIEIANMNTEPATMQELEELTVQTIRKINLVRQGLQEDSNGVFVLKDSFGELSKKAQKAFYKEDNDLLFPINGHAKPIFLSQWMSFTGIMGIYIPYTFEPNINTDIPPQNLPSTIIHEMAHQRGFAKEEEANFIAYKVSTNHSDPIFQYSGYYLAMQYLMEEMHKLDESSYKIIYSTISDAVKRDMEYSRNYWKAKEGKAEELAHKLNDNYLKANNQTQGILSYNGVVKLLLSDFKDTSSNSN
- a CDS encoding nitroreductase family protein encodes the protein MLDIIKTRRSIRKFEDREVEKDKLKAILQGALTAPSSRGKRPWNLIAVTEKEQFNQLSQCREVGSSFLADASACIVIVGDPTVTDVWIEDASIIATILLLEAHGQGLGACWCQVRNRETKDGNSSSDFVKSVLGIPAQYSVECIIGMGYPGEEKQPYDEDELPYDKIRYGRW